From a single Oceanobacillus kimchii X50 genomic region:
- a CDS encoding MbtH family protein: MTNPFENKDGNYYVLINDEGQYSLWPDFIQIPEGWDIAYGPEGLTNCQNYIEDNWEDLLPTSLKKKKLSIS, from the coding sequence ATGACGAATCCATTTGAAAATAAAGATGGGAATTACTATGTACTTATAAATGATGAGGGCCAATATTCTCTTTGGCCCGACTTCATCCAAATTCCTGAAGGCTGGGATATTGCATACGGTCCAGAAGGGTTAACAAATTGTCAAAATTATATCGAAGATAATTGGGAAGATTTACTTCCAACTAGCTTGAAAAAGAAAAAGTTGAGTATTTCTTAA
- a CDS encoding 4'-phosphopantetheinyl transferase family protein: MNIYACKIPSYQNWREVHYYSRYISQQRRERVQRFKKVGDAYRSLTSELLLRKILLDQFHLDDVTITTNKQGKPHLSLHSDIHFNLSHSGEWCVCIVGKEQIGIDIEYIDVIPESMIFSIISDEELEYADGLQHLFYEKWTVLESYLKMIGTGLHLPLKSIDTKLVDDQTYNVKHCEGRYPSGTSTCYTFKENYKLSVCTRGLDKNLQTCIYQYEFDKLT, from the coding sequence ATGAATATCTATGCTTGTAAAATACCATCATATCAAAATTGGCGTGAAGTGCATTACTACAGCCGTTATATTTCACAACAAAGGAGAGAGAGGGTACAGCGATTTAAAAAAGTAGGTGACGCCTATCGTTCCCTCACGAGTGAACTTTTACTTAGAAAGATACTATTAGATCAATTTCATCTTGATGACGTAACTATTACTACGAATAAGCAAGGAAAACCGCATTTATCCCTTCATTCAGATATACATTTTAATCTTTCTCACTCGGGAGAATGGTGCGTATGTATAGTAGGAAAAGAGCAAATAGGTATTGATATTGAGTATATTGATGTTATACCTGAAAGTATGATTTTTTCTATTATTTCAGATGAAGAGCTAGAATATGCGGATGGATTGCAACATCTTTTTTATGAAAAATGGACGGTATTGGAAAGTTACTTAAAAATGATAGGCACGGGTTTACATCTTCCATTAAAATCCATAGACACTAAATTAGTAGACGATCAAACGTATAATGTAAAACATTGTGAAGGAAGGTATCCTTCTGGAACAAGTACATGTTATACGTTCAAAGAAAATTATAAATTATCGGTTTGCACACGTGGGTTAGATAAAAATTTGCAAACATGTATCTATCAGTATGAATTTGATAAACTAACTTAA
- a CDS encoding amino acid adenylation domain-containing protein — protein sequence MIETMKNYPLSDAQAGIWFAHQLDTTSASYNMGEYVEIKNSMNVALFIESIKQVVKETDSLHMKYGEDANGLWQQLQEPNHIEVQYIDISQMQSAKEEAIHLMESDIHRRVDLGRDDVYKQIVFKIGSMHYLWYQRIHHIAMDAYGFSLLTNRVARLYSKVDQKQHKQTPWSPFYKVLEEEVTYKESAQYTEDSNYWINQYQDLPEPETLTNKYESENSTFKVSRILKYDHLKRLKEKAKHMKVGWPDLIIAVKAIYMYRMKGIREIILGIPMMNRLKSASIQIPCTRMNVLPLHISVHPTSSFQDIVEQVSVKMRENSQHQRYRQEQLQRDLGKVGTDSNLFGPQVNVMPFSYNPVFSGTKAITYKLATGPVEDISWNIYEQGNEDGITLDLEGNAGKYTKQELERHADRLLHLIHTCTEMDEQSLISSISALLYEEKYQILDKWNSNSNHFSVIDPVSLFWQQVQKTPEAVAIQHDEAALTYRELDEKSNQLAKVLIEKGVEKEKFVAISLERTGKLPVSILAIWKVGAAYLPLDPTYPEERLEYMLENADPIMILTDGVSCHNIPGSFVPILFNLDEELLKEEVNNQSTTSINLFAEQSLKHAVYMIYTSGSTGKPKGVVVPAEGLVHFLQYMDNVFSLSVKDRLLALTTISFDISILELFLPLVSGATCVLTKREIVQDPILLNRTITNQKITAIQATPTHWQMILAHQHASLRNIKALVGGEALPFYVAEEMINICQSVTNLYGPTETTIWSTVYELNKDEPKGLIGAPVDGTAVYVLNHDLQPVPPEVDGELYIAGAGVTRGYNGRPSLTAERYVANPFGESGSRMYRTGDIVRWTSRGSLEYIKRADDQVKLRGHRIELGEIEKVISSFSPNMNAKVIVREDTPGNQQLVAYLVGADEINKQDIIRHAKYTLPLYMVPDSMVYLEEFPLTLNGKLDKKKLPQSEYYQVEVEQQLNEGQQALHDIFSDLLNLPVISIEDSFFDLGGHSLLASHLIAQIRNKWSKEISFSTIFNYPTIKELAKLIQEVSETSTEIVAVEDRASALLSYEQHRLWFIDQMEGPSATYNIPFEIELNGKLNNHALQVALDYVVKRHESLRTVFFTDGEMPVQNIIPEDKSCIRLNIVETNQEELASAVEEAKQFHFDITKEPPVKAYLFEVEEEKHVLLLLFHHIIADGWSLIPLTKDLSKAYKNSLEQKDIIDAPLTIQYQDYVAWQQEQMEKSSMKEQLDYWKQQLNELPVETPLPYDVQRPKTRQNEGKHYPFIIDQQLQSAITNYAKENNVTIFMVLQASLASVLSRLGSGVDIPIGTPIVGRNNQQLDDLIGFFVNTLVLRTDVSNNPTFHELVSRVKDTNVEAYDRQDIPFDKVVEFVNPERSASRHPLFQMMLILQSAPNPVLDIPQVNTSVKVSGTGTAKFDLTFELWEQPNEDGALNGIIEYRTDLFKDNQIERICHHWLTFLKNALETPDKTIGNILFISKEERQFVLDYKQQANKELSDISIVQMFESQVYKYPNNIAVTFEGKQLTYQQLNEQANQMARYLIDQGAGPEKLISIMLPRSISMMVSILAVLKTGSAYVPVDPDYPDERISYILSDAYPSIVITNEKSKQATETFSSVSVINLDALSSRILQAYSNQNINQSISSMNAAYIIYTSGSTGKPKGVIIPHHNVIRLLKETNEWYHFGSDDVWTMFHSYAFDFSVWEIWGALLFGGKLVIVPYNVSRMPLEFLELLVEEKVTVLNQTPSAFYQLMYAEQERIDLSEKLSLRYVVFGGEQLELARLKEWFTLHENSTTKLINMYGITETTVHVSYLELNEEIIDQQGNSLIGKNIPDLEIYILDDFLQPVPIGVTGEMYVAGGGLARGYLNQSSLTASRFVANPFGEAGSRMYKTGDLAKWLDDGTIDYIGRSDHQVKIRGYRIELGEVNAHIMSYESIKEAATTVLNQHGDNQLVSYIVTDNEVRDADLKAYIASFLPGYMIPSTFVHIDRIPLTTHGKLDTKNLPLPDYTVNVKGEGPRTPSEELLCELFKEILHLDEIGIHDSFFDLGGHSLLAVTLMNRIRELFGKELGIGVLFEAPTVAELVNVMDGDNATSSSLNMLLPLRKSGSELPLFCVHPAGGLSWCYAGLMSTLGPEFPIYGLQAKGISESEAKPESLVEMAQDYIAEMKSVQPEGPYRVLGWSLGGNVAHAITVELQKLGDEVELVFIMDSYPSNFIPLSGEEGEQDALIALLTLGGYDPEQLMHKEISIENVVELLHHHGSALASLDKQTIINLKETYRNSIKIMSEYKPKTFDGSMIFFKSTIIPDWFTDADPNKWKSFISGEMMEYDIHCRHKDMCQPEPLAQIGAIVEQELQKRKKDRKDAYNDESI from the coding sequence GTGATTGAAACAATGAAGAATTATCCGCTATCTGATGCTCAAGCTGGAATTTGGTTTGCGCATCAATTGGATACGACAAGTGCTAGCTATAATATGGGAGAATATGTAGAAATCAAAAATTCAATGAATGTAGCACTTTTCATTGAATCAATTAAACAAGTAGTAAAAGAAACGGATAGTTTGCATATGAAGTATGGTGAGGATGCAAACGGACTATGGCAACAACTACAAGAACCTAATCATATCGAAGTGCAATACATTGATATCAGTCAGATGCAATCAGCTAAAGAAGAAGCAATTCATCTTATGGAATCGGACATTCATCGTAGAGTAGATTTAGGACGAGATGATGTATATAAACAAATTGTATTTAAGATAGGTTCCATGCATTATCTTTGGTATCAACGCATCCATCACATCGCGATGGATGCATATGGATTTTCATTGCTTACAAATCGTGTGGCTCGTTTATATAGTAAAGTAGACCAAAAGCAACATAAGCAAACGCCATGGAGTCCATTTTATAAAGTATTAGAAGAAGAGGTTACCTATAAAGAATCTGCTCAGTATACAGAGGATAGCAACTACTGGATAAATCAATATCAAGACTTACCTGAACCGGAAACACTGACAAATAAATATGAAAGTGAAAATAGTACGTTTAAAGTCTCTAGAATTTTAAAATATGATCATTTAAAGAGGCTAAAAGAAAAAGCGAAACATATGAAAGTAGGTTGGCCGGATCTTATTATTGCGGTAAAGGCGATCTATATGTATCGAATGAAAGGCATTCGAGAAATTATTTTAGGGATTCCAATGATGAATCGATTAAAATCAGCATCCATTCAAATCCCTTGTACAAGAATGAATGTCCTGCCACTTCATATTTCTGTACATCCAACCTCATCTTTTCAAGATATTGTGGAACAGGTTTCTGTGAAGATGAGAGAGAATAGTCAGCATCAACGTTACCGTCAGGAACAACTTCAACGAGATCTAGGTAAGGTTGGTACGGATTCTAATCTCTTTGGACCACAGGTGAATGTTATGCCATTTTCCTATAACCCTGTCTTTTCTGGTACGAAAGCAATAACGTATAAATTAGCGACAGGACCGGTGGAAGATATATCGTGGAATATTTATGAACAAGGTAATGAAGATGGAATTACGCTAGATTTAGAAGGAAATGCAGGAAAATATACGAAGCAGGAATTAGAACGCCATGCTGATCGATTATTACATCTGATTCATACGTGTACAGAAATGGACGAACAGTCATTAATAAGTAGTATTTCTGCTCTTCTTTATGAAGAAAAGTATCAAATATTAGATAAGTGGAATAGTAATTCAAATCATTTTTCGGTCATTGATCCTGTGAGCCTTTTCTGGCAACAAGTACAGAAGACACCAGAAGCAGTAGCGATACAACATGATGAAGCAGCGTTAACATATCGTGAATTAGACGAAAAATCGAATCAACTTGCGAAAGTCCTAATCGAAAAAGGCGTGGAAAAGGAAAAGTTTGTGGCGATTAGTCTAGAAAGAACGGGTAAATTACCAGTTAGTATACTCGCTATATGGAAAGTCGGTGCAGCTTATCTTCCTCTTGATCCAACCTATCCAGAAGAGCGGTTGGAATATATGTTGGAGAATGCAGACCCTATCATGATTCTGACAGACGGAGTATCGTGTCATAATATACCAGGTTCGTTTGTACCGATCTTATTTAATCTGGATGAAGAACTTTTGAAGGAGGAAGTAAATAACCAATCTACAACCTCTATTAACCTTTTTGCTGAGCAATCACTAAAACATGCTGTATATATGATTTATACATCAGGATCAACTGGAAAACCAAAAGGAGTCGTTGTTCCAGCTGAAGGTCTTGTTCATTTTCTACAATATATGGACAATGTGTTTTCCCTATCTGTGAAAGATCGATTATTAGCTTTAACCACAATTTCATTTGATATCTCTATCTTGGAATTGTTCTTGCCATTAGTTAGTGGGGCGACTTGTGTATTAACCAAACGAGAGATAGTGCAAGATCCTATCTTGCTTAATCGAACGATAACCAATCAGAAAATTACAGCAATACAGGCTACGCCAACACATTGGCAAATGATCTTAGCACATCAACACGCATCATTAAGAAACATAAAGGCGTTAGTAGGGGGAGAAGCACTACCTTTCTATGTAGCAGAAGAAATGATAAATATATGTCAATCTGTTACCAATCTTTATGGGCCAACAGAAACAACCATTTGGTCTACTGTATATGAGTTGAACAAGGATGAACCAAAGGGATTGATAGGGGCACCGGTTGATGGTACAGCAGTATACGTTCTAAATCATGATCTACAACCGGTACCTCCAGAAGTAGACGGGGAGTTGTATATTGCTGGAGCTGGGGTCACGAGAGGGTATAATGGTCGTCCTTCTTTAACTGCAGAGCGATATGTAGCTAATCCTTTTGGGGAGTCGGGAAGTAGAATGTACCGTACAGGTGATATTGTGCGATGGACAAGCCGAGGCAGTCTTGAATATATAAAACGCGCAGATGATCAAGTTAAGTTGAGAGGTCACCGGATTGAATTAGGTGAAATTGAAAAAGTGATTTCATCATTTTCTCCTAATATGAATGCAAAAGTCATCGTCCGTGAAGATACACCAGGTAATCAGCAACTCGTTGCTTATTTAGTTGGTGCAGATGAAATAAACAAGCAAGATATAATACGACATGCAAAGTATACATTGCCTTTATATATGGTTCCAGATTCAATGGTTTACTTAGAAGAATTTCCGTTAACACTTAATGGAAAACTGGATAAGAAGAAATTGCCACAATCGGAATATTATCAGGTTGAAGTGGAACAGCAATTAAATGAAGGTCAGCAGGCGCTACATGATATTTTTTCAGATTTATTGAATCTACCAGTTATTTCTATTGAAGATTCGTTCTTTGATTTAGGTGGACACTCTTTATTAGCATCTCATTTAATTGCGCAAATTAGGAATAAATGGAGTAAGGAAATATCTTTTTCTACGATATTTAACTATCCAACGATTAAAGAGTTAGCGAAATTAATACAAGAAGTTTCAGAGACTTCTACTGAAATTGTTGCCGTTGAAGATAGAGCAAGTGCATTGTTGTCTTATGAACAACATCGGTTATGGTTTATCGATCAAATGGAAGGACCGAGTGCGACATATAATATTCCATTTGAAATAGAATTAAATGGGAAATTGAATAATCATGCTTTACAAGTAGCATTAGACTATGTAGTGAAGCGTCATGAATCGTTACGGACTGTCTTTTTCACGGATGGTGAAATGCCTGTTCAAAATATTATACCAGAGGATAAGTCTTGTATTCGTCTAAATATAGTTGAGACGAATCAAGAAGAATTAGCAAGTGCTGTAGAGGAAGCTAAGCAGTTTCATTTTGATATTACAAAAGAGCCTCCAGTAAAGGCATACCTTTTTGAAGTAGAGGAAGAAAAGCATGTGTTATTACTATTATTCCATCATATTATTGCAGATGGATGGTCGTTAATACCACTCACAAAAGATTTATCAAAAGCTTATAAAAATAGTCTAGAGCAAAAGGATATCATTGATGCCCCTTTAACAATTCAGTATCAGGATTATGTAGCTTGGCAACAAGAACAGATGGAAAAATCATCTATGAAGGAACAGTTGGATTATTGGAAGCAACAATTAAACGAATTACCAGTAGAAACGCCATTGCCATATGATGTACAACGACCAAAAACTCGTCAAAATGAAGGAAAGCATTATCCTTTTATCATTGATCAACAATTACAATCAGCAATAACGAACTATGCAAAAGAAAACAATGTAACGATATTTATGGTGCTACAAGCTTCTCTAGCTTCTGTTTTGTCAAGGTTAGGTTCTGGAGTCGATATTCCGATAGGTACTCCGATTGTGGGTAGAAATAATCAGCAATTAGATGATCTAATTGGATTCTTTGTAAATACATTAGTGTTGCGTACAGATGTATCAAATAACCCCACATTTCATGAATTAGTGAGCCGGGTAAAAGATACTAATGTGGAAGCGTATGATCGTCAGGATATTCCATTTGATAAAGTAGTGGAATTTGTTAATCCAGAGCGTTCTGCATCAAGGCATCCACTCTTTCAAATGATGTTAATCCTTCAAAGTGCACCGAATCCTGTGCTAGATATTCCACAAGTAAACACCAGTGTGAAGGTGAGTGGAACAGGAACAGCGAAGTTTGATTTGACATTTGAATTATGGGAGCAGCCGAATGAAGATGGGGCATTGAATGGCATTATTGAATATCGAACCGATCTATTTAAGGATAATCAGATAGAGCGGATATGTCATCATTGGCTAACATTTTTAAAAAATGCGCTGGAAACCCCAGATAAGACAATCGGAAATATTCTTTTTATCTCGAAGGAAGAGAGACAATTTGTTTTAGATTATAAACAGCAAGCTAATAAAGAATTATCCGACATATCGATTGTTCAAATGTTTGAATCACAAGTATATAAGTATCCAAACAATATTGCAGTAACTTTTGAAGGCAAGCAGCTTACCTATCAGCAATTAAACGAACAAGCCAACCAAATGGCTAGATATTTAATCGATCAAGGTGCTGGACCAGAAAAACTAATATCAATTATGTTGCCAAGGTCTATTTCAATGATGGTTAGTATTTTAGCTGTCCTAAAAACAGGAAGTGCTTACGTACCTGTTGATCCTGATTACCCTGATGAAAGGATAAGTTATATATTATCAGATGCTTATCCGTCTATTGTGATAACGAATGAGAAAAGCAAACAAGCAACAGAGACTTTTTCCAGTGTAAGCGTAATTAATTTGGATGCATTAAGCAGTCGTATATTACAGGCTTATTCTAATCAAAATATTAATCAATCAATTTCATCAATGAATGCGGCTTATATTATTTATACATCTGGTTCAACTGGGAAGCCAAAAGGTGTGATAATACCTCATCATAATGTGATTCGCTTATTAAAAGAGACGAATGAATGGTATCACTTTGGTTCTGATGATGTGTGGACGATGTTCCACTCGTACGCGTTTGATTTTTCCGTTTGGGAAATCTGGGGAGCACTACTCTTTGGTGGGAAACTAGTAATTGTACCGTACAATGTTAGTAGAATGCCGCTTGAATTTCTTGAACTTCTTGTAGAAGAAAAAGTAACCGTGTTAAACCAGACTCCTTCTGCATTTTATCAGTTAATGTATGCAGAACAGGAAAGAATTGACTTATCTGAAAAACTGTCTCTAAGATATGTTGTGTTTGGTGGGGAACAGCTTGAATTAGCAAGGTTAAAAGAATGGTTTACTTTACATGAGAATTCTACAACAAAACTGATTAATATGTATGGAATTACAGAGACGACAGTACATGTTAGTTACCTTGAATTAAATGAAGAAATTATTGATCAACAAGGTAATAGTTTAATAGGAAAAAACATTCCAGATTTAGAAATATATATATTAGACGACTTTTTACAACCAGTACCAATTGGTGTTACAGGTGAGATGTACGTAGCTGGAGGTGGATTGGCTAGGGGGTACCTTAACCAAAGTTCTTTAACAGCATCTCGATTCGTAGCTAATCCCTTTGGTGAAGCTGGAAGTAGAATGTATAAAACAGGGGATTTAGCAAAATGGTTGGACGACGGAACCATTGATTATATTGGTCGCTCTGATCATCAAGTGAAGATCAGGGGTTATCGAATTGAGTTAGGTGAAGTAAATGCGCATATTATGTCCTATGAATCTATAAAAGAAGCGGCTACTACAGTACTAAATCAACATGGGGATAATCAACTTGTATCTTATATCGTGACAGATAATGAAGTAAGAGATGCTGACTTAAAAGCTTACATCGCTTCTTTCTTACCTGGGTATATGATTCCATCTACATTTGTTCACATTGATAGGATTCCGTTAACGACACATGGAAAATTAGATACGAAGAATCTGCCATTACCTGATTACACTGTAAATGTAAAAGGAGAAGGACCACGAACACCTAGTGAAGAGCTGCTTTGTGAATTATTTAAAGAAATTCTTCATTTAGATGAAATAGGTATTCACGATAGTTTCTTTGATTTAGGAGGGCATTCCTTATTAGCAGTTACGTTAATGAATAGAATAAGAGAATTGTTTGGGAAAGAGCTAGGAATTGGAGTTTTATTTGAGGCACCTACAGTTGCCGAATTAGTTAATGTTATGGACGGAGATAATGCAACATCAAGTTCGTTAAATATGCTGCTCCCATTAAGAAAGAGTGGTTCAGAACTACCGCTATTTTGTGTACACCCCGCAGGTGGATTGAGCTGGTGCTATGCTGGTTTAATGAGTACACTTGGACCAGAATTTCCGATATATGGACTTCAAGCAAAAGGAATTTCAGAATCTGAAGCAAAACCTGAATCATTAGTTGAAATGGCACAAGACTATATTGCGGAAATGAAAAGTGTGCAACCAGAGGGACCCTATCGAGTTTTAGGTTGGTCTCTCGGCGGAAATGTGGCGCATGCTATCACAGTTGAATTGCAGAAGCTGGGTGATGAGGTAGAGTTAGTTTTCATTATGGATTCCTATCCGAGTAATTTCATTCCGCTTTCTGGTGAAGAAGGGGAACAAGATGCTCTGATTGCCTTACTTACGTTAGGGGGGTATGATCCTGAACAACTAATGCATAAAGAAATATCAATTGAAAATGTAGTTGAACTTCTTCATCATCATGGTAGTGCTTTAGCTAGTTTAGACAAACAAACCATTATTAATTTGAAAGAAACATATAGAAATTCGATTAAAATTATGTCTGAATACAAACCAAAAACATTCGATGGGAGTATGATTTTCTTTAAATCGACCATAATTCCAGATTGGTTTACAGATGCAGACCCTAATAAATGGAAATCATTCATATCTGGAGAAATGATGGAGTACGATATTCATTGTCGACATAAAGATATGTGTCAACCCGAACCACTTGCGCAAATTGGAGCAATCGTGGAACAAGAATTACAAAAAAGAAAAAAAGATAGAAAGGATGCGTATAATGACGAATCCATTTGA
- a CDS encoding DHA2 family efflux MFS transporter permease subunit yields MIGSQFLHSRKVVCFIYILAMFMASLDGTIVYVALPTIGEDLGVSSADLSGVTVWYLVGVAAILPIAGWLGDRFGSKKIFLSALSLFTIASIICGLVQTVGLLNIARFIQGLGGGMLAPIGMAMIFRTFSVEERPKVSRSLVLPIAIAPALGPVVGGLILEILSWQWIFFINVPIGVIAIVIGMFYLTEQQVESVGKMDWKGFVLIVIGYPLLMFSLTQGSSRGWTSIEILSSAICGLLLVSVFILHAINKEKPIMDVKLLSESTFRKVSILSFFAVGGLQSLLFIFPIMYQQAVGATALESGIVVFIEAIGLMLASRIIPISLKKLGVYRVILFGFLGACICFIIMSIVGPFANPWVLRILLFTIGLTLGHSVIAMQYTTFTNITSENMSKATTLFNVQNRLGAAIGISMIASLLIVLQDGAESIMNPIPYQISIFVAALFLAISFILTFKNRHIIKRSDKQSNRDTIKGEKAG; encoded by the coding sequence ATGATTGGTTCTCAATTTTTACATTCAAGAAAAGTAGTTTGTTTCATCTATATATTAGCAATGTTTATGGCCTCGTTAGATGGAACGATTGTATATGTAGCATTACCAACGATTGGAGAAGATTTAGGAGTATCATCAGCTGACTTAAGTGGTGTGACGGTTTGGTACCTTGTAGGTGTTGCTGCGATTCTACCTATAGCAGGATGGCTTGGAGATCGGTTTGGAAGTAAGAAGATATTCTTAAGTGCATTGTCTCTATTTACAATTGCATCTATAATTTGTGGACTAGTTCAAACAGTAGGTCTATTAAATATAGCAAGATTTATACAAGGCCTAGGCGGAGGTATGCTGGCTCCTATCGGTATGGCGATGATATTTCGAACATTCTCTGTAGAAGAACGTCCTAAGGTATCACGCTCACTCGTTTTACCGATAGCAATTGCGCCAGCATTAGGCCCGGTAGTAGGGGGATTAATTCTAGAAATTCTTTCATGGCAATGGATTTTCTTTATCAATGTGCCAATTGGAGTAATAGCAATTGTCATTGGTATGTTCTATCTAACAGAACAACAAGTGGAAAGTGTAGGAAAAATGGATTGGAAAGGATTTGTTCTCATTGTTATAGGCTATCCTTTATTAATGTTTTCTTTAACACAAGGATCGTCACGAGGGTGGACTTCGATCGAAATCCTTAGTTCTGCGATTTGTGGATTACTATTAGTGAGTGTATTTATATTGCACGCAATAAATAAAGAAAAACCCATTATGGATGTAAAACTATTGTCCGAGTCTACATTTCGTAAGGTAAGTATACTTTCTTTCTTTGCAGTCGGCGGATTACAAAGCTTACTTTTTATATTTCCTATTATGTACCAACAGGCAGTAGGTGCAACAGCACTGGAAAGCGGTATTGTTGTGTTTATCGAAGCCATTGGATTAATGTTAGCTTCAAGAATAATACCGATATCTTTAAAAAAACTAGGCGTCTACCGAGTCATTTTGTTTGGATTTTTAGGCGCTTGTATCTGTTTTATAATAATGAGCATAGTTGGGCCCTTTGCTAATCCTTGGGTGCTAAGGATACTATTATTTACAATCGGTTTAACACTAGGACATTCTGTAATTGCTATGCAATATACAACATTTACAAATATAACTTCTGAAAATATGAGTAAAGCGACGACGTTATTTAATGTTCAAAATCGTTTAGGAGCTGCGATTGGTATATCGATGATTGCAAGTTTACTTATTGTGTTACAAGATGGAGCGGAAAGCATTATGAACCCTATTCCGTACCAGATTTCTATTTTCGTCGCTGCATTATTTCTAGCAATTTCATTTATACTAACATTTAAAAATCGTCATATAATTAAACGTAGTGATAAACAATCAAATCGTGACACAATTAAAGGAGAAAAAGCAGGATAA
- a CDS encoding acyl-CoA thioesterase, with product MNNIYQVKAYFGDTDAAGIVFYPNFYKWMDQATTELIGKTILPISVLYKEKHILLPLIETFCEYYSPIYFEDLVDIYSEITKITDRTMRVEHVFKREGGIVAKGYEVKAWTKKEGHGIKSESIPEKIKQRIK from the coding sequence GTGAACAATATCTATCAAGTAAAAGCTTATTTTGGAGATACTGATGCTGCTGGGATAGTTTTTTATCCTAATTTTTATAAATGGATGGATCAAGCTACAACAGAGTTGATCGGGAAAACCATTTTACCAATTTCCGTCCTTTATAAAGAAAAGCATATACTACTCCCGCTAATCGAAACATTTTGTGAGTATTATTCTCCGATATATTTTGAAGATTTGGTGGATATTTACTCCGAAATTACAAAAATAACCGATCGAACAATGCGAGTGGAACATGTTTTTAAACGTGAAGGAGGAATAGTTGCAAAAGGTTATGAAGTCAAAGCGTGGACGAAAAAAGAGGGACATGGCATAAAAAGTGAATCTATTCCAGAAAAAATTAAACAACGGATAAAATAA